Proteins found in one Lysinibacillus fusiformis genomic segment:
- the rpoZ gene encoding DNA-directed RNA polymerase subunit omega: MLYPSVDALKKEIDSKYSLVSLASKRARQMQEEQDTERLHKYVSYKYVGKALEEVAAGVLTKVSQDESAVYEDEI; encoded by the coding sequence ATGTTATACCCATCAGTAGACGCCTTAAAAAAAGAAATCGATTCAAAATATTCATTAGTGAGCCTTGCTTCTAAACGTGCTCGCCAAATGCAAGAAGAGCAAGACACAGAACGCTTACACAAATATGTTTCCTATAAATATGTAGGGAAAGCACTTGAAGAAGTAGCGGCAGGTGTACTTACGAAAGTATCACAGGATGAGTCAGCTGTGTACGAGGACGAAATCTAA